The genomic segment cttcaaccatcattttatatatatatatatatatatatatatatatatatatatatatatatatatatatatatatatatatatatcatattGAAAAAAGACTTGGCTTGTTTCTGTCGCAAAAAAATGGTGAGGccatgtcccccccccccccccctccagcCCCAGCGGAGAGGGAAAAAgcctagtatttgaagatttcatGATAAGAAAAATGACCCACTTCTTGGATGCCAAGGGGGGAGGCGAACCGGGGGGTATGGATCACATTTGACAAACCCAAAAAATGGCTTTTTCACCTCTCACAGCCCACATCCGAAATTATTTGAATTTACTGCATACGACAATACACATCCATCTATCTATCCAAATATCACACGATTCTCCGCTCAACAAACTCTAAACAGGAGTGAATCTTGATTCACGGAGACTTAACTTctaaatcacgtttcacggggAGAGTTAAATCAAGTTTTACTGATGTCGAGATGGACGATTTATGTTTCTCGCCATTGAAAATGGCCAAACCtggtttcacaaaaaaaactttaccACCATGTGTGTACTCACCTGAAGCTATTACAAAAGGATGGGTTGCTATGTGTTCCAAATATGATATCTGAGACGCGCACATTGCATGAGTTACAACAAAATAGGCAGCTTGGCCCAGACACTACACTCTGCTGTGCAGGCCTACGAGCCAGGCTTAACCTTTTCACTTTATTTTGGGATCAATTGCGTGCCTATAAAGGCATCAATACGACAAAATGAAATTATGTGGCAGGGTATTTCGAAGTTTTATACCTCACCGTATTCATGACTGGTTGATGTATGTACCTGTGTGAGCATCCATGAAGTTCGATCACGTTTTTCGACCCTGCCTTCGTGTGCAGCGCATCTACATTCTGAGTGACAAGAGAATGAACCGACCCAAGTCTTTCTAGCTTTGCCAGAGCGTAATGGGCCTCGTTTGGCTGCCGAGATCCGAACTCCGGCCATCCTACATAGTTCCTTGCCCAGTACCTCTGCCGCATAGCAGCACTTTTTAAGAAAACTTGATATTCCATCGGCCGATCATTGGTTATGGCGTATAGTCCTTTACCTTCTGATCTATAGTCCCTAATACCAGATTCTGTGGATATTCCGGCGCCGGTAATAACAAAGATTTTAGGATTTTCAGCGATGAATTCATCTAGCCGAGATGTTATGTAACTTAGTTCTTGTTTGCTTGTGTGGAATTCGGGAACAAAATCTAACTTCTGGGAATAAAATACACTGACAGAAAGTCTTCTTAACCCATGCCATCTCtggcaagaaaaagaaagggcGTGATTGAATAAGGAGGCTTTCATGTTTAAAATTTCGTTCCATGTTTTGTATGTTTATCCGCCATTTTACTTCACTGAGCAGAGTGCATGCTGGGAAATACAGGCGACCCACGGCGTGGGAAGGCTGTTTTGGCTTGAAAACCGAGGCAAACCGACATGAGGGAGGAAAAAGCCTAAACGGTTATGAATCACGGCCAGAACGGATCCAGAACCatctacaaca from the Nematostella vectensis chromosome 4, jaNemVect1.1, whole genome shotgun sequence genome contains:
- the LOC5507285 gene encoding NAD-dependent protein lipoamidase sirtuin-4, mitochondrial — translated: MKASLFNHALSFSCQRWHGLRRLSVSVFYSQKLDFVPEFHTSKQELSYITSRLDEFIAENPKIFVITGAGISTESGIRDYRSEGKGLYAITNDRPMEYQVFLKSAAMRQRYWARNYVGWPEFGSRQPNEAHYALAKLERLGSVHSLVTQNVDALHTKAGSKNVIELHGCSHRVICLGCNQITARTALQKRMIEFNPDWHAIGQGQAPDGDTFLTSEAVKDFKVPPCKACGGILKPEVVFFGDSVPKQIVNIAYDRLAESDALWIIGSTVEVYSSYRFATEASKQGKPIAILNIGKTRADKLASLKVSGVCGTVLPKLDLLQRL